The Pseudomonas sp. FP2309 genome has a window encoding:
- a CDS encoding DoxX family protein, with translation MSPLIKSVLSTRAGYGLTLLRIVVGIIFAAHGSQKLFGWFGGYGLAGTAQWMESIGLAPGTLMALLSGGTEFFAGLALIIGLLARPAALGLTILSVVAIFSVHIHNGLFMANNGYEFALALLGGSLAVLLEGAGKLSADRAIAG, from the coding sequence ATGAGCCCATTGATTAAAAGCGTCCTGTCCACTCGCGCCGGCTACGGCCTGACCCTTTTGCGCATTGTTGTCGGCATCATCTTCGCCGCCCACGGTTCGCAGAAACTCTTTGGCTGGTTTGGCGGTTACGGCCTGGCGGGCACCGCTCAGTGGATGGAAAGCATTGGCCTTGCACCCGGTACCCTGATGGCGCTGCTGTCGGGCGGTACCGAGTTCTTTGCGGGCCTGGCGTTGATCATTGGCTTGTTGGCACGCCCGGCGGCATTGGGCCTGACCATCCTTTCGGTGGTGGCGATCTTCTCGGTGCATATCCATAACGGTCTGTTCATGGCCAACAACGGTTATGAGTTCGCGCTGGCCCTGCTCGGCGGCTCCCTCGCGGTACTGCTGGAAGGTGCCGGTAAACTGTCTGCCGACCGCGCCATCGCTGGCTGA
- a CDS encoding CHAD domain-containing protein — MSALVDQLVAQVIGLEVGLLSCQARLAAVTDDEALHDLRTTVRRLRSLLRPLRGLPGVEQLEVAASAVGQLTTPLRDREVLAAYLHQHGHHAAADRRLRLQPDAYRHVAHSAEVSQLLLILDAFPRFIRASQHQKLLKGLRSRIEKRLAKQWRALEAALKDPEHDRHRLRLLIKRVRYAAEAYPELDKLPAKAVPRLKQAQAALGDWHDCWQWLAQAEHQVDLQPCVAVWHQTMAKAEGQADRVLDKLSADCF, encoded by the coding sequence ATGTCAGCGTTGGTCGATCAGTTAGTCGCTCAGGTTATTGGCCTGGAAGTGGGGTTGCTGAGTTGCCAGGCGCGCCTTGCTGCCGTCACTGATGATGAAGCGTTACATGATTTGCGCACTACTGTGCGACGCCTGCGCAGTCTATTGCGCCCCTTGCGTGGGCTGCCAGGCGTCGAGCAGTTGGAAGTGGCCGCCAGCGCCGTCGGCCAATTGACCACGCCGCTGCGCGATCGTGAAGTGCTGGCGGCCTATCTGCATCAGCATGGTCACCACGCTGCAGCGGATCGCCGCTTGCGTCTGCAACCCGATGCCTATCGTCACGTTGCGCACAGCGCTGAAGTCTCACAGTTGCTGCTGATCCTGGATGCCTTCCCGCGATTTATCCGTGCTTCCCAGCATCAAAAACTCCTCAAGGGCCTGCGCTCGCGCATTGAAAAACGCCTGGCCAAGCAATGGCGCGCACTTGAGGCGGCCTTGAAGGACCCCGAGCATGATCGCCACCGTCTGCGTTTGTTGATCAAGCGTGTGCGCTACGCCGCTGAAGCCTATCCCGAACTCGACAAATTACCGGCCAAGGCGGTGCCGCGGTTGAAGCAAGCCCAGGCAGCTCTGGGAGATTGGCACGACTGCTGGCAGTGGTTGGCCCAAGCCGAACATCAAGTGGACCTGCAGCCCTGTGTGGCGGTGTGGCATCAAACCATGGCCAAGGCTGAAGGGCAGGCCGACCGCGTGCTGGACAAACTCAGCGCTGATTGTTTCTGA
- a CDS encoding TatD family hydrolase encodes MQLIDIGVNLTNPSFDDKHQAVLDRAYAAGVQQLVLTGTSVEGSEQALELCVKLDESGQRLFSTAGIHPHSASDWNGDSAQRLRSLLVEPRVRAVGECGLDFNRDFSPRPQQEKVLEEHLALAVELKLPVFLHERDANQRLLEILRDYRDYLSAAVVHCFTGGQQALFSYLDLDLHIGITGWICDERRGTHLHPLVREIPRGRLMLESDAPYLLPRTLRPKPKNGRNEPAYLTEVLREVALHRNESLEDLAQHSTACSRAFFGLPSVD; translated from the coding sequence ATGCAACTCATTGATATCGGCGTCAACCTGACCAACCCCAGTTTCGACGACAAGCATCAGGCCGTTCTCGACCGTGCCTACGCCGCCGGCGTGCAACAATTGGTGCTCACCGGCACCAGCGTCGAGGGTAGCGAACAGGCTCTGGAGCTGTGCGTCAAACTCGATGAAAGCGGCCAGCGCCTGTTCAGCACCGCCGGCATTCACCCCCACTCTGCCAGCGACTGGAACGGCGACAGCGCCCAACGTCTGCGCAGCCTGCTGGTTGAGCCGCGCGTACGCGCAGTGGGCGAATGCGGTCTGGATTTCAACCGCGATTTTTCACCGCGCCCACAGCAGGAAAAAGTTCTCGAAGAACACCTGGCCCTTGCCGTCGAGCTGAAATTACCCGTGTTTCTCCATGAGCGTGACGCCAATCAACGCCTGCTGGAAATCCTCAGAGACTACCGCGACTACCTGAGCGCCGCCGTGGTGCATTGCTTCACCGGCGGACAGCAGGCGCTGTTCAGCTACCTCGACCTCGACCTGCACATCGGCATCACCGGCTGGATCTGCGACGAACGCCGTGGGACACATCTGCATCCGCTGGTCAGGGAAATTCCCCGCGGCCGTCTGATGCTGGAAAGCGATGCGCCCTACCTGCTGCCGCGCACCCTGCGGCCCAAGCCAAAGAACGGCCGCAACGAACCGGCCTACCTGACCGAGGTGCTGCGCGAAGTCGCCCTGCACCGCAACGAAAGTCTGGAAGACCTGGCTCAGCACAGCACCGCCTGTTCCCGTGCGTTTTTTGGGCTGCCAAGCGTGGATTGA
- a CDS encoding response regulator, whose amino-acid sequence MSQTATILVIDDEPQIRKFLRISLASQGYKVIEAGTGNEGLAQAALSKPDLLVLDLGLPDMDGQQVLREFREWSTVPVLVLSVRASEGQKVEALDAGANDYVTKPFGIQEFLARVRALLRQAPAGEAQEAALSFGPLTVDLAYRRVLLDGAEVALTRKEYAVLAQLARHSGRVITQQQLLKDIWGPTHTEDSHYLRIVVGHLRQKLADDPTQPRFIVTEAGVGYRLLEA is encoded by the coding sequence ATGAGCCAGACCGCAACGATTTTGGTCATTGACGACGAACCGCAGATCCGCAAATTCTTGCGCATCAGCCTGGCCTCCCAGGGCTACAAAGTGATCGAGGCCGGCACCGGTAACGAAGGCCTGGCCCAGGCCGCGTTGAGCAAACCGGACTTGCTGGTGCTCGACCTCGGCCTGCCGGACATGGACGGCCAACAGGTGCTGCGTGAGTTTCGTGAATGGTCGACGGTGCCGGTGCTGGTGCTGTCGGTGCGTGCCAGCGAAGGGCAGAAGGTCGAAGCCCTCGACGCTGGCGCCAATGACTACGTGACCAAGCCTTTTGGCATTCAGGAGTTCCTGGCTCGGGTGCGCGCGCTGCTGCGTCAGGCGCCCGCCGGTGAGGCCCAGGAAGCGGCGTTGAGTTTCGGCCCGTTAACGGTGGACCTGGCCTATCGCCGCGTGTTGCTCGATGGCGCTGAAGTCGCGTTGACCCGCAAGGAATACGCGGTGCTGGCGCAATTGGCGCGGCATTCGGGGCGGGTGATCACCCAGCAGCAATTGCTCAAGGATATCTGGGGGCCGACCCATACCGAAGACAGCCATTACTTGCGCATTGTGGTGGGCCATCTGCGCCAGAAACTGGCGGATGATCCGACTCAGCCACGGTTTATCGTGACGGAGGCGGGGGTGGGGTATCGGTTGTTGGAGGCATAG
- a CDS encoding methyl-accepting chemotaxis protein, with the protein MGAWLSNISLKYKFWAVNAVAFITTLLLVLYAVQLEQQARSTASQASAQAQGQLLGAWPADKPLPKGERWLTFARGQVPRLGDLDLSVLSTTTGWVELNHMPLLGENPLMGAEVIARPDGQYVAVLAYAPSLSQVFSDRFANYAVAVLILMLAMLGASQLLIRFLLSQLNTLKDVMLHVEKTGDLSARVPLACKDEVGQMASAFNAMQAGYQRVVSTVARTARQLDEGAARLASSMNEVQHGMLGQQSETDQAATAINEMTATVHHIAQHAGATRDLSQTADTLAGSGQEVVTRVRHSIAGLSSGVQQTAEMIQKLAEDSQKINGVVSVIHSIAEQTNLLALNAAIEAARAGEMGRGFAVVADEVRNLAKRVQSSTDEITRMVSALQAGTRDAVDFMQESSFKADDCVQQAQEAGAALAEITGAVAQMRESNTQIAVAAEQQSHVAEEMNRAVVSIRDVTENTVQQTVDSATTSNELATLAGELSKAIGQLKL; encoded by the coding sequence ATGGGTGCCTGGCTTAGCAATATCTCGCTGAAGTACAAATTCTGGGCCGTCAACGCGGTCGCCTTCATCACCACCCTCCTGTTGGTGCTGTACGCCGTACAGCTCGAACAGCAGGCGCGCAGCACAGCGTCCCAAGCCTCGGCGCAGGCCCAAGGGCAATTGCTGGGCGCCTGGCCGGCCGACAAACCGTTGCCCAAGGGCGAGCGGTGGCTGACCTTTGCACGCGGCCAGGTCCCACGCCTGGGCGATCTGGATCTGTCAGTCTTGAGCACCACAACCGGCTGGGTCGAACTCAACCACATGCCGCTGCTGGGCGAAAACCCATTGATGGGCGCTGAAGTGATCGCCCGCCCTGATGGGCAATACGTAGCAGTGCTCGCCTACGCGCCCAGCTTGAGCCAGGTGTTCAGCGACCGTTTCGCCAACTACGCCGTGGCAGTCCTGATCCTGATGCTCGCGATGCTCGGTGCTTCGCAGTTACTGATCCGCTTCCTGCTCAGCCAGCTCAACACCCTCAAGGATGTGATGCTGCACGTCGAGAAAACCGGCGACCTGTCGGCACGTGTGCCCTTGGCGTGCAAGGACGAAGTCGGCCAGATGGCCAGCGCGTTCAACGCCATGCAGGCCGGCTACCAGCGCGTGGTCAGCACCGTGGCACGCACTGCGCGGCAATTGGACGAGGGCGCCGCGCGCCTGGCCAGCAGCATGAACGAGGTGCAACACGGCATGCTTGGCCAGCAAAGCGAAACAGACCAGGCGGCGACCGCCATCAACGAGATGACCGCCACCGTCCACCATATCGCCCAGCACGCCGGTGCCACCCGGGATTTGTCCCAGACCGCCGATACCCTGGCCGGCAGTGGCCAGGAGGTGGTGACCCGGGTACGACACTCGATTGCCGGGCTGTCCAGCGGCGTGCAACAGACCGCCGAAATGATCCAGAAACTCGCCGAAGACAGCCAGAAAATCAACGGCGTCGTCAGCGTGATCCACAGCATCGCCGAACAGACCAACCTGCTCGCCCTCAACGCCGCCATCGAAGCCGCCCGCGCCGGGGAAATGGGGCGTGGCTTCGCAGTGGTCGCCGACGAAGTCCGCAACCTGGCCAAGCGCGTGCAAAGCTCCACCGACGAAATCACCCGTATGGTCTCGGCACTTCAAGCCGGCACGCGCGATGCCGTGGACTTTATGCAGGAAAGCTCGTTCAAGGCCGACGACTGCGTGCAACAAGCCCAGGAGGCCGGTGCCGCCCTCGCCGAAATTACCGGTGCCGTGGCACAGATGCGTGAGAGCAACACCCAAATCGCCGTCGCCGCCGAACAGCAAAGCCACGTAGCCGAAGAGATGAACCGCGCCGTGGTGAGCATCCGTGATGTGACCGAAAATACGGTGCAACAAACTGTCGATTCGGCGACGACCAGTAATGAGCTGGCAACCCTGGCCGGCGAGTTGAGCAAGGCGATCGGCCAGTTGAAGCTGTAG
- a CDS encoding acyl-CoA thioesterase II encodes MRFSDLLDAARSHPLDVTIPAEWAQGRATFGGLVAALQYEALRVQVPADRPLRSLAVTFVGPVAPDVPASYHVEVLREGKAVSQLLGRVVQNGETATLVQASFGASRESEIDVASEAPPVFKHWDECQELPYIKGVTPEFMRHMAMRWSVGGLPFTGNKSRDMGGWVRLRGDVKEEPLTEAHILALVDAWPPALLPHLKKPAPGSTLTWTIEFIQPLQNLTTLDWCQYHVTIEHARDGYGHAAAALWSPTGELIAISRQTVVVFA; translated from the coding sequence ATGCGCTTCAGTGATTTGCTTGACGCTGCCCGTAGCCACCCGCTGGATGTCACCATTCCCGCCGAATGGGCCCAGGGCCGCGCGACCTTTGGTGGTCTGGTCGCCGCTTTGCAATATGAAGCATTGCGCGTCCAGGTGCCTGCCGATCGTCCATTGCGCTCGCTGGCGGTGACCTTCGTCGGCCCGGTGGCGCCTGACGTGCCCGCCAGTTACCACGTCGAGGTGTTGCGCGAGGGCAAAGCGGTCAGCCAACTGCTCGGGCGCGTGGTGCAGAACGGTGAAACGGCGACGCTGGTGCAGGCCAGCTTCGGTGCGTCCCGTGAGTCAGAAATTGATGTGGCCAGTGAAGCGCCGCCAGTGTTCAAACATTGGGACGAGTGCCAGGAACTGCCCTATATCAAGGGCGTAACCCCTGAATTCATGCGGCATATGGCAATGCGTTGGAGTGTCGGCGGGCTGCCATTTACCGGCAATAAATCCCGCGACATGGGCGGCTGGGTACGCTTGCGTGGTGACGTAAAAGAAGAACCCCTGACCGAAGCGCATATCCTCGCCCTGGTCGATGCCTGGCCCCCGGCCTTGCTCCCGCACCTGAAAAAACCGGCGCCGGGCAGCACCCTGACCTGGACCATCGAGTTCATCCAGCCCTTACAAAACTTGACGACCCTCGATTGGTGCCAATACCACGTCACGATCGAACACGCCCGCGACGGTTACGGCCACGCCGCCGCCGCGCTATGGAGCCCCACCGGCGAGTTGATCGCCATCAGCCGTCAGACCGTGGTGGTCTTCGCCTGA
- a CDS encoding transglycosylase SLT domain-containing protein, which produces MIRPSALLMLCLTLLLPMAAVARLDGPLEVTKSAKVRDLAQIRASRTLRVLVNQSRNSSGEVQGQAIGVEYHRLRAFEQYLNGHARDGQEINLKIIPKAKDQLLGALARGEGDLVAPGELLDATAAHKISTSDPIASDIPLWLVGVKGERRFTKLEQLSGRTLALTTGSAAADAINQINQKLALHKQPPIKVEWVDPTLAVEDVLEMVQAGIFHLTIVEKPIAERWAKILPKLRFDKQVVISEPGDEYWFVRQDASMLRASIDRFLKTYRTPADQDVAFQRIYRRLYQVRNPLARVDRQRLEKLRPVLQKHAREQGMDWLNLAALAFKESALDPGARNSGGPTGLMQITPSAAQRVGVNNIESLDSNVQAGARYLALIRRKFFASPKLNERERMAFVLAAYNMGPERVQGMRTEAKRRGLNPNQWFFQVERIAMEQVGMGGVSYVNSVNKYYLAFDRERESLEPSATKVASRK; this is translated from the coding sequence ATGATCCGACCCTCGGCGTTGCTTATGTTGTGCCTGACGTTACTGCTGCCCATGGCGGCGGTTGCGCGTTTGGACGGGCCGCTGGAGGTGACCAAATCCGCCAAGGTGCGCGACCTCGCGCAAATTCGTGCCAGCCGTACCTTGCGTGTGCTGGTCAACCAGAGCCGTAACAGCTCCGGTGAAGTGCAGGGCCAGGCCATCGGCGTCGAATACCATCGCCTGCGTGCCTTCGAGCAATACCTCAATGGTCACGCCCGTGACGGCCAGGAAATCAACCTCAAGATCATTCCCAAGGCCAAGGACCAGTTGCTCGGCGCGCTGGCCCGTGGCGAGGGCGATCTGGTGGCCCCCGGTGAGTTACTGGATGCCACGGCCGCCCACAAGATCAGTACCAGCGACCCGATCGCCAGTGACATCCCGTTGTGGCTGGTGGGCGTCAAAGGCGAGCGGCGATTTACCAAACTGGAGCAGTTGTCCGGGCGCACGCTGGCCTTGACGACCGGCAGTGCGGCGGCGGACGCCATTAACCAGATCAACCAGAAGTTGGCGCTGCACAAGCAGCCGCCAATCAAAGTGGAGTGGGTCGACCCGACCCTGGCGGTGGAGGATGTGCTGGAGATGGTCCAGGCTGGGATCTTCCACCTGACCATTGTCGAGAAGCCGATTGCCGAACGCTGGGCGAAAATCCTGCCCAAGCTGCGCTTTGATAAACAGGTGGTCATCAGTGAGCCGGGCGACGAGTACTGGTTCGTGCGTCAGGACGCCTCGATGCTGCGGGCCAGTATCGATCGATTTCTCAAGACCTATCGAACGCCGGCCGATCAGGATGTGGCCTTTCAGCGCATTTACCGTCGTCTCTATCAAGTCCGTAATCCCCTGGCGCGTGTCGACCGGCAGCGTCTGGAAAAACTGCGCCCGGTCTTGCAGAAGCACGCCCGCGAGCAGGGCATGGACTGGCTGAATCTCGCGGCGCTGGCCTTCAAAGAGTCCGCCCTTGACCCCGGCGCACGTAACAGTGGCGGCCCCACGGGGCTGATGCAGATCACCCCTTCGGCGGCGCAACGGGTGGGCGTCAATAATATCGAAAGCCTGGACAGTAATGTGCAGGCCGGCGCGCGGTACCTGGCGTTGATCCGTCGTAAGTTCTTTGCCAGCCCCAAGCTCAACGAGCGTGAGCGCATGGCGTTTGTGCTGGCGGCCTACAACATGGGGCCGGAGCGTGTGCAGGGCATGCGCACCGAGGCCAAGCGCCGGGGGCTCAATCCTAACCAGTGGTTCTTCCAGGTTGAGCGCATTGCCATGGAGCAGGTGGGGATGGGAGGCGTCAGCTATGTGAATAGCGTGAACAAGTACTATCTGGCGTTCGATCGGGAGCGAGAGTCCCTGGAGCCATCAGCGACAAAAGTCGCCTCGCGTAAGTGA
- a CDS encoding patatin-like phospholipase family protein, giving the protein MKKRVALVLGSGGARGYAHIGVIEEIERRGYDIACIAGCSMGAVVGGIYAAGKLDEYRNWIESLDYLDVLRLVDVSFRLGAIRGEKVFGQIRKIVGDINIEELRIPYTAVATDLTNQQEIWFQEGCLHQAMRASAAIPSLFTPVMQGNRMLVDGGLLNPLPIVPVVSSHCDLIIAVNLNATNQKHYHLPVIQRPPAFKSRFNSLAKSLGSHLPFRRKQAEQLMKLEQEALQAQAAEINPWLESAEPESQQPAAAPEKPGAPKSATGSFIIDNVGPASLLDLINQSFEVMQTSLAQYKIAGYPPDVLINVPKRVCRFFEFYKAPELIALGREIASDTLDRYESEQP; this is encoded by the coding sequence ATGAAGAAACGTGTTGCCTTGGTGCTGGGCTCCGGTGGTGCCCGGGGCTACGCCCATATCGGAGTGATCGAAGAGATCGAACGGCGCGGCTACGATATCGCCTGCATCGCTGGCTGTTCCATGGGCGCCGTGGTGGGTGGCATCTACGCCGCCGGCAAGCTCGATGAGTATCGCAACTGGATTGAAAGCCTGGATTACCTTGACGTGCTGCGCCTGGTGGACGTGAGTTTTCGCCTGGGCGCGATCCGTGGAGAGAAAGTCTTCGGACAGATCCGCAAGATCGTCGGCGATATCAATATCGAAGAGCTGCGCATCCCTTACACCGCCGTGGCCACCGACCTCACTAACCAGCAGGAAATCTGGTTCCAGGAAGGCTGCCTGCACCAGGCCATGCGTGCCTCGGCGGCGATCCCCAGCCTGTTCACCCCGGTGATGCAAGGCAACCGCATGCTGGTGGACGGCGGCCTGCTCAACCCGTTGCCGATTGTGCCGGTGGTGTCGAGCCATTGCGACCTGATCATCGCGGTCAATCTCAACGCAACCAACCAGAAGCACTACCACTTGCCGGTGATCCAACGCCCGCCTGCGTTCAAGAGCCGCTTCAACAGCCTGGCGAAGTCATTGGGTTCGCACCTGCCGTTTCGGCGCAAGCAGGCCGAACAGTTGATGAAGCTTGAGCAGGAAGCCTTGCAGGCCCAGGCGGCCGAGATCAACCCCTGGCTGGAGTCAGCTGAACCCGAGTCCCAACAACCTGCCGCCGCACCGGAAAAGCCCGGCGCGCCGAAATCGGCCACCGGGTCGTTCATCATCGATAACGTAGGGCCGGCGTCGCTGCTGGACCTGATCAACCAGAGCTTCGAGGTGATGCAAACGTCGCTGGCCCAGTACAAGATCGCGGGCTACCCGCCGGATGTGTTGATCAACGTACCGAAGCGGGTGTGCCGTTTTTTCGAGTTCTACAAAGCGCCCGAGCTGATCGCCCTGGGGCGGGAAATTGCCAGTGATACGTTGGATCGATATGAGAGTGAGCAGCCCTGA
- a CDS encoding Mpo1-like protein: protein MGKRHPNLPAWQWRNYPQNHQHPTNLALHMIAVPLFIIGFLLIVSGVFSLSLASFAVGIVGLLAGLALQRHGHSLEAEASEPFSDRKDAVQRLVVEQFVTFPRFVLSGGWWRAWRQRHRH, encoded by the coding sequence ATGGGCAAACGTCATCCCAATCTCCCCGCCTGGCAATGGCGTAACTACCCGCAGAACCATCAGCACCCGACCAATCTGGCGCTGCATATGATTGCCGTGCCGCTGTTCATCATTGGTTTTCTGTTGATCGTGTCGGGTGTGTTCAGCCTGAGCCTGGCCAGTTTCGCGGTAGGCATCGTCGGTCTCCTCGCGGGCCTGGCGCTGCAGCGTCACGGCCATAGCCTGGAAGCCGAGGCGAGTGAGCCGTTCAGTGATCGTAAAGATGCGGTGCAGCGCCTGGTGGTCGAGCAGTTTGTGACGTTCCCGCGGTTTGTGTTGAGCGGTGGTTGGTGGCGCGCCTGGCGGCAGCGCCATCGCCACTGA
- a CDS encoding Gldg family protein produces the protein MRSTLRTGMTLTVIALLFLAFNLAWIVKFPNIRWDFSQQKIHSLSSPARQLLASVSSPLDLYYFNAHNTPKRSYALQRYAKRIEDLLREYEKAADGMINLHLIDPKPFSEDAYKAGLFGLDDEMGFLGLIGTQAGHGAQRIESFRLDREPLLEYEISHLIFKLQHPEPPVIGLLSGLALQDTSSQLLKEMQQHFDVANLETTTGNVPEHIQTLMVVHPKALPERALYAIEQFVLRGGRLMMFIDPLSEQELPVSATNSRLDALLAAWGIEMPADKLIIDNLYAIPQTPDAANAGVQHPARLKLPRKAMNAHDISTWKLDTAVVSSSGALSRRQKVRTSFTPLLQSSSQSALLETDRFTSATTLRPLLDEAFGPGQSHVIAARIEGPAYSAFADGLAGQPAGLQKATQIHVVVVADTDLLTDQVGRLASNNNTLFVLNTLDNLSAADTLASIRPRAARDSSISMLGQMRAAAARAYDEQATQLHKRLQRTEREWQRMNPQELALGTEAVDTGSTLQALNKERLRLPMELQALKVKTYAHVHRVEQAIKLVLTLAMPLTLCVVAWLMLLRQRRRLRHGPVFY, from the coding sequence ATGCGATCCACCTTGCGTACTGGCATGACACTCACCGTCATAGCGTTACTGTTCCTGGCTTTTAATCTGGCTTGGATAGTCAAATTTCCGAATATACGGTGGGACTTTTCACAACAGAAAATCCATAGCCTATCCTCTCCCGCACGACAGCTCCTGGCATCCGTGAGCAGCCCGTTAGACCTGTATTACTTCAACGCGCACAACACCCCAAAACGGAGTTATGCGCTGCAGCGCTATGCCAAGCGCATCGAAGACCTGCTTCGCGAATACGAAAAAGCTGCAGATGGCATGATCAACCTGCATCTTATTGACCCCAAGCCATTTTCAGAAGACGCCTACAAAGCCGGCTTGTTCGGCCTTGATGACGAGATGGGCTTCCTGGGCCTGATTGGCACGCAGGCGGGCCACGGCGCACAACGCATTGAGTCATTTCGTCTGGATCGGGAGCCACTGCTTGAATATGAAATCAGCCATTTGATTTTCAAGTTGCAGCACCCTGAACCGCCGGTGATCGGGCTACTGTCCGGGCTGGCGCTGCAAGACACTTCAAGCCAATTGCTGAAGGAAATGCAACAGCACTTCGATGTGGCCAACCTGGAAACGACCACTGGTAACGTACCCGAACATATCCAAACGCTGATGGTTGTGCACCCGAAAGCGCTGCCCGAGCGCGCGTTATATGCCATTGAACAATTTGTACTTAGGGGCGGCAGACTGATGATGTTTATCGACCCGTTAAGCGAGCAGGAACTGCCTGTCTCAGCAACCAATTCCAGGCTGGATGCGCTGCTCGCCGCTTGGGGCATAGAGATGCCAGCGGACAAGTTAATCATCGACAATCTCTACGCGATACCGCAGACACCCGATGCCGCAAACGCCGGCGTACAACATCCGGCCAGATTGAAGCTGCCCCGAAAAGCCATGAACGCACACGATATCAGCACCTGGAAACTGGATACCGCAGTGGTGTCGAGCAGCGGTGCCCTTTCACGCCGCCAAAAAGTACGCACTAGTTTCACGCCCCTCCTGCAAAGTTCCAGTCAATCCGCGCTACTGGAAACCGACCGGTTTACCTCAGCGACCACGTTACGCCCGTTGCTTGACGAGGCCTTCGGTCCAGGACAATCCCATGTGATTGCTGCCCGTATCGAAGGTCCGGCTTATTCAGCCTTTGCCGATGGACTGGCAGGACAGCCGGCCGGCCTGCAAAAAGCGACGCAGATCCACGTGGTAGTGGTTGCCGACACTGACTTGCTCACGGATCAAGTCGGCCGCTTGGCCTCAAACAACAACACGCTGTTTGTGCTCAACACGCTGGATAATTTGTCGGCCGCCGATACGCTCGCCAGCATCCGCCCCCGTGCAGCGCGAGACAGCTCAATAAGTATGCTGGGACAAATGCGTGCCGCTGCCGCCCGAGCTTATGATGAGCAGGCGACGCAATTGCACAAACGTCTACAGCGAACGGAACGGGAATGGCAACGGATGAATCCACAAGAACTTGCCCTCGGGACCGAGGCGGTGGATACCGGCTCAACGTTACAAGCGCTCAACAAGGAGCGCTTGCGCTTGCCCATGGAATTACAGGCATTGAAAGTAAAGACGTACGCTCACGTGCATCGCGTAGAACAGGCGATCAAGCTGGTGCTGACGCTGGCAATGCCATTGACGTTGTGCGTGGTTGCCTGGCTGATGCTACTGCGCCAGCGACGCCGTTTGCGACACGGGCCAGTGTTTTACTGA
- a CDS encoding class I SAM-dependent methyltransferase, whose amino-acid sequence MNALRPLIRLAPITADLTQRNPKILLGGKHQPTLLRYLDGWPRRTGRPSAFLIQFVEDGDSLARFATDSFDLAVIQAPSAADADEVIRQLTRIARQGLIARR is encoded by the coding sequence ATGAATGCATTACGCCCCCTGATACGCTTGGCCCCGATCACCGCGGACCTCACTCAGCGCAATCCAAAAATCCTCCTGGGCGGCAAGCACCAGCCCACGCTGTTGCGTTACCTGGACGGCTGGCCACGTCGCACCGGCCGGCCGTCGGCGTTTCTGATTCAGTTCGTTGAAGACGGCGATTCCCTCGCGCGCTTTGCCACTGACAGCTTTGACCTGGCGGTTATCCAAGCGCCGAGCGCAGCCGATGCGGATGAAGTGATCCGGCAGTTGACCAGAATCGCCCGGCAAGGGTTGATTGCTCGTCGCTGA
- a CDS encoding Imm50 family immunity protein, whose product MQQELTATDGKIVCYARYRANRKIRPLDIEKSTTRYFSKRLPSRRKETLSFQEIKMKHWNELDGSVFFNKIFSTPIEIGKIALFSLRIENDQPCIGMGFDIPEFPDNLPEKWKNKGFNTCRIGITCNEIKDLQIRNIPMHEIFSVKIKKDNNHFTFEAISNSASIIFKANLISLSGPSVYINGPDDYYFKQ is encoded by the coding sequence ATGCAACAGGAGCTGACCGCCACCGACGGCAAAATCGTTTGTTACGCCCGCTACCGCGCCAACCGCAAAATCAGACCCCTCGACATCGAAAAATCGACAACCCGATATTTCTCGAAAAGGTTACCTTCCCGGCGCAAAGAAACATTATCCTTTCAGGAAATAAAAATGAAACACTGGAATGAATTGGACGGCAGTGTATTTTTCAACAAGATATTCAGCACGCCTATCGAAATTGGAAAAATAGCTCTTTTTTCTTTAAGGATAGAAAATGATCAACCTTGTATTGGTATGGGGTTCGATATACCCGAATTTCCAGACAACCTACCAGAAAAATGGAAAAACAAAGGATTCAACACATGCAGAATAGGCATAACATGCAATGAAATTAAAGATCTACAAATTCGAAACATTCCTATGCACGAAATATTCAGTGTAAAAATAAAAAAAGACAACAACCATTTTACATTCGAAGCCATAAGCAACAGTGCCTCTATAATCTTCAAGGCCAATTTGATTTCACTCAGCGGGCCGAGCGTGTACATAAACGGCCCGGACGACTACTACTTCAAACAATAA